The following nucleotide sequence is from Bactrocera oleae isolate idBacOlea1 chromosome 2, idBacOlea1, whole genome shotgun sequence.
GTACAATTCACGATTATTTGGTAGATCATAATTAATAACCAATGAAACTTGTTGTACATCAATGCCACGCGCCCACACATCCGTTGTGATCAGTACACGTGATTGGCCAGCGCGAAACTCTTTCATGATTTCATCACGTTCCTTCTGGGGCATATCACCATGCATCGAGCTTACAGTAAAATTTGCTTCACGCATTTTTTCTGTTAGCCAGTCAACCTTACGCTTTGTATTGCAGAAAATTACGGCTTGTGTGATTGTTAATGTATCATAGAGATCGCAAAGTGTATCGAACTTCCATTCCTCCCGTTCGACGGCAACGAAAAACTGTTTTATGCCTTCCAGAGTCAATTCATCGCTATAATATACAAgaaagaaataattataatcaaatttatgaaaattagaaTATTTAATTCACCGTTTAACAAGGATACGGATTGGATCTGTCATGAATTTCGAGGTCATTTCGAGTATTTCGTGCGGTAATGTAGCGGATATGAGCACAACTTGTGTTGCTGGTGGTAGATAACGATAAACATCATAAATTTGTTCTTTGAAACCTTTGTTCAACATTTCATCTGCTTCATCGAGAACCAGCATTTTAATTGCTCTGGTCCTTAAGACTCGTCGCTTAATCATATCAAACACTCGTCCAGGTGTTCCACTCACAATATGTTGACCGTAATCTAGTTTGCGTATATCTTCACCTAAGTTAGTACCACCAATGCATACATGGCACTGTACATTCATAAAATCACCCAAAGCAAGTATGACCTTTTGTATTTGAACCGCTAACTCGCGAGTTGGTGATAAACACAGCACTTGTGTTTCACGTAATGTAGTGTCCAAACTTTGTAGAATTGAGATTGAGAATGTTGCAGTTTTTCCGGTACCAGATTGAGCTTGTGCTATGACGTCGCGACCTTTTACAATGGGCTTTATACTACGTTGTTGTATGGCAGAAGGCTTTTCAAATcctaaatttttccaaaaaaaaattttaaggaaattagtttTTAATCTTTTCACTTTCTCCACATGCTACTTACCATAAGCATAAATACCACGCAACAACTCCTCCTTGAGGTTCATAGCATTGAAAGTTGGCACTACCTCTACATCTTCGCTGGTCTCAAACTCCACATTTGATAAATCTTCTGCTGGTACGTTTTTCCGTGTTATCTTATCCatgttgtaataatattttctttataaacggagtcagaatataaaatatttactaaatgcGAATATTTTCCCTCAgatcaaaatgtaaaaaatgcgGACGATGCTTCGTTTTTGACGTTTTTCTTCTTTCTGACATCTCGTTCTCTGTTCATACTCGTTTATAAACATTTCTTACACAGAGTTGCTCTCGATTATGGTGAAAGCATTGCAAACCGACAACAATAGCGTGAATGTTTATCGATATATTGCCTCTGATATCGTAATTCAAGtacatttcaattattttaaaaaaggtaTATTGCCATGAAAATCAGGGTTTTTGTTGTAGTACATTCCCGAA
It contains:
- the LOC106617787 gene encoding eukaryotic initiation factor 4A-III, with product MDKITRKNVPAEDLSNVEFETSEDVEVVPTFNAMNLKEELLRGIYAYGFEKPSAIQQRSIKPIVKGRDVIAQAQSGTGKTATFSISILQSLDTTLRETQVLCLSPTRELAVQIQKVILALGDFMNVQCHVCIGGTNLGEDIRKLDYGQHIVSGTPGRVFDMIKRRVLRTRAIKMLVLDEADEMLNKGFKEQIYDVYRYLPPATQVVLISATLPHEILEMTSKFMTDPIRILVKRDELTLEGIKQFFVAVEREEWKFDTLCDLYDTLTITQAVIFCNTKRKVDWLTEKMREANFTVSSMHGDMPQKERDEIMKEFRAGQSRVLITTDVWARGIDVQQVSLVINYDLPNNRELYIHRIGRSGRFGRKGVAINFVKSDDIRILRDIEQYYSTQIDEMPMNVADLI